A stretch of DNA from Catenulispora acidiphila DSM 44928:
CGCAGCGAGGCGGACGTCGACCGGGCCGCCACCCTGATCGCCGCCGAACTCGCGCCGCGCGACGGCAGCGTTCCGGAAAGCCTTTCGCCGCAAGCGAAATCCGCAACGCTCCTAGCTATAGGCGACAGCACGAGCATGCAGGCCCTGTCAGACCTCATCGACGCCACGTACCGGCGCCGAGCCTCGGTCGTCACCGGCTGGCCCGTCCGGCATGCTGTCAGAACCCTGATATCACGCCTGCGCGGCGACACCGAGTCCCGCTACAGCCCTTGGTCCGGCGCGGTTGCGGGTGAGCCGGCACCGCCGCCGATCCAGTACGGCGACGTCGAACACGCCGTTGCCGACGCCGTGGACCGCTTCGCCGAGGCGATGCCGCAGCCGTGGGCCAAGGAGATGCGCCGCATCGGCGATCGCTGCGTGAAGAGCCTGTCCGACACTCTGGACACGACGTTGTCCGGCACGGAGGTTGGGCCGCGGCTCGTTCCTCGCTGGTGGACCGCCGTGCAGGTGGTGCACTGGATGCTGCTGACGGCTGCGCTAGTGGGAGCCGGCGGGGCGATCGCGTACGCGGCCTCCGGTGGCGGCAAGGACTCCAGCCTGCCCGATACCGGCCCGATTCCGTTCCCGCTTCTCGTGGCGATCATCGCGCTCGTCGGCGGGGCGTTGCTGGATCTCGTGTGCCGTCCGGCGGCACGGCGGGCGGCGGGGCGATTGCGGGCGAAAGTGGGCGAACGGATGACCGAGCGCGTACGCGGCGCGGCCGAGCAGCTACTGTTCGCTCCGCTCGTCGCCGAACACGAGCGGTATGTCAGGGCCTGGACGCTGGCTCAGGGACTTGTCAGGAAAACGAGAGAAAAAGGCGTGCCCCCGTCCGGCGGGGGACGGAGGCAGCCTACTAATTAAGTACCCTTATTCCGGCAGGGAAGCCACCCCCGGAGCCAGGAATCGGTGGCCGGCGACGGCCTCCGACACCCCGGTCCGGTCCAGGTACGGCGTGATGCCGCCGAGATGGAACGGCCAGCCGGCGCCGAGCAGCATGCACAGGTCGATGTCCTGCGCCTCGCCGACCACGCCCTCGCTGAGCATCAGGTCGATTTCCTGCGCCATCGCCTTCAGCGCGCGGTCGCGGACCTGCTCTTCCGTCGAGGGGGACGGACCGGGCTGGAACAGCTCCAGGACCTCCGGGTCGATGACCGGCACGCCGGTGTCCCAGCTGTAGATCGCCTTCTTGCCGGCGGCGACCAGCTTCGCCAGGTTCGGCGAGACCTGGAAGCGGTCCGGGAAGGCGGTGTGCAGCGTCTCGGCGACGTGCAGCGCCACCGCCGGGCCGACCAGCTCCAGCAGCACGAACGGCGACATCGGCAGGCCCAGCGGCGCCAGGGCGCGGTCGGCGACCTCGATCGGCGTGCCCTCGTCCACCGCCGCGGTGACCTCGCCGAGGAAGCGGGTCAGCAGCCGGTTCACGACGAACGCCGGGGCGTCCTTGACCAGCACGCAGGACTTCTTCAGCGTCTTGCCGACCGCGAACGCGGTAGCCAGCGAGGCGTCGTCGGTCTGCTCGGCGCGCACGATCTCCAGCAGCGGCAGCACGGCCACCGGGTTGAAGAAGTGGAAGCCGACGACCCGCTCGGGGTGCTCGAGCTTGGAGGCCATCTCGGTCACCGACAGCGAGGAGGTGTTGGTCGCCAGCACGCAGTCCTCGCGGACCACGGCCTCGACCTCGGCGAACACCTGCTGCTTGACCGACATCTCCTCGAAGACGGCCTCGATGACCAGGTCGGCGTCGGCGAACGCGTCCTTGGTCAGCGAACCGGATACCAGAGCCTTGAGACGGTTCGCCTGGTCCTGGTTGAGCCGGCCCTTGAGCTGGAGCATGCCGATCTGCTCGTGCACGTAGCCGACGCCCTTGTCCACGCGCGCCTGGTCGATGTCGGTCATCACGACCGGCACCTGCAGCCGCTGCACGAACAGCAGCGCGAACTGCGAGGCCATCAGGCCCGCGCCGACCACGCCGACCTTGGTCACCGGCCGCGCCAGCGCCTTGTCCGGGGCGCCGAAGGGCTTCTTGGCGCGCTTCTGGTTCAGGTTGAACGCGTACAGGCCGGCCCGCAGCTCGTCGGTCATGATCAGGTCGGCGAGCGCCGCGTCCTCGAGAGCGAAGCCCTCGTCGTTGGAAGCGGTGGCCATCTTCTCGATGATGTCCAGGGCGCGGTAGGGAGCCGGGGCGGCGCCGTGCACCTTGGAATCAGCAACCTGACGTCCACGCGCCACGGCGGCGGCGTAGTCCTCGGCGCTGAACTGCTTGCGCTCGACCACGAGCGAGCCGTTGATGACGCTCTCGGCCCAGGCCAGCGACTGCTCCAGGAAGGCCACCGGCTCGAACATCGCGTCGGCGATGCCGAGCTCGAAGGCCTTCGGACCCTTGAGCATCCGGTTCTGCGACAGCGCGTTCTCGATGATGACGGTGACCGCGGCGTCCGGGCCGATCAGCTTGGGCAGCAGCGTGCAGCCGCCCCAGCCGGGGACCAGGCCGAGGAAGCACTCGGGGAAGGCCAGCGCCGGCACCCCGGAGGAGATGGTGCGGTAGGTGCAGGCCAGCGCGACCTCGACGCCGCCGCCCATGGCCGCGCCGTTGACGAAGGCGAAGGAGGGTACTGACAACGCGGACAGGCGCTTGAAGGTGTCGTGTCCGGCCTGGGCGATCGCCAGGGCCTGGTCGCGGTTCTTCACGACCTCGACACCCTTGAGGTCGGCGCCGACGGCGAAGATGAACGGCTTGCCGGTCACGCCGACGCCGACGATCTCGTTGCGCCCCGCCGCGGCCTCGACCAGGTCGATGGCCTGGCCCAGCCGCACCAGGCCGCCGGGACCGAAAGTGTTCGGCTTGGTGTGGTCGAAGCCGTTGTCCAGCGTGATCAGCGCGAAGCGGCCGGAGTGCCCGGGCAGGTCGAAGAACTGGACCGGCGCGTTGGTGACCACCTCGTCCGGGAAGAGTTCCGTAGCCAGAGCGGTGAGGTCCTGAGTCACTTGCTCTCTCCGTTCCAGTGCGGGTTCTCCCAGATGACGGTGCCGCCCATGCCGATGCCGACGCACATCGAGGTCAGGCCGTAGCGAACCTCGGGGTGCTCCTCGAAGTGCTGCGCGAGCTGGGTCATCAGCCGCACGCCGGAGGAGGCCAGCGGGTGGCCCATGGCGATGGCGCCGCCGAAGGGGTTCACGCGCTCGTCGTCGTCGGCGATGCCGAAGTGCTCCAGGAAGGCCACGACCTGCACCGCGAAGGCCTCGTTCAGCTCGAACAGGCCGATGTCCTCGATGGTCAGACCGGCCTTGGCCAGCGCCTTCTCGGTCGCCGGGACCGGGCCGATGCCCATGACCTCGGGCTCGACGCCGACGTAGGCGTAGGAGACCAGGCGCATGCGGACCGGCAGGCCGAGCTCCTCGGCGACGTCCTCGGCGGCCAGCAGGCACGCGGTGGCGCCGTCGTTCAGGCCGGCGGCGTTGCCCGCGGTGACCCGGCCGCGGACGCGGAAGGGGGTCTTGAGGGCGGCGAGGTCGTCCACGGTGGTGCCGGGGCGCGGCGGCTCGTCGGCGGTGACCAGGGCGTAGCCCTTCTCGGCGTGCCGGGCGGACATCGGGACCAGGACGTCCTGGAACTTGCCGGCGGCCAGCGCCTTGGCGTACTTCTCCTGGGACGCGGCGGCGAAGACGTCGCAGCGCTCCTTGGTCAGCTCCGGGTAGCGGTCGTGCAGGTTCTCCGCGGTGGAGCCCATGACCAGCGCGGAGGGGTCGACCAGCTTCTCGGCGACGATGCGCGGGTTGGGGTCCACGCCCTCGCCCATCGGGTGGCGGCCCATGTGCTCCACGCCGCCGGCGACGACCACGTCGTAGGCGCCGAAGGCGATGCCGCCGGCGGTGGTGGTCACGGCGGTCATCGCACCGGCGCACATGCGGTCGATGGAGAAGCCGGGGACGGTCTTGGGCAGGCCCGCGAGCAGCCCCGCGACCCGGCCCATGGTCAGGCCCTGGTCGCCGATCTGGGTGGTGGCGGCGATGGCCACGTCGTCCACCCGCTCGGGCGGCAGCTGCGGGTTGCGCTGCAGCAGCTCGCGAATGCAGCGGATGACCAGGTCATCCGCCCTGGTCTCGGCATAGACGCCCTTGGGGCCCGCCTTGCCGAACGGGGTACGGACGCCGTCGACGAACACGACTTGTCGCACGGCCCTCTGGGTCTGAGGCACGTTGGCTCTCCTCCACACGGAACGGTTCTGCGACCATGCTACTCACGAGTAACAACATTCGGCGAGCGCGATGGGTGGTGACCGCGGTCACGGGGTTCTGTCGCACAGTTCAGCAGAGGACTGCGGGGAAGGACAGTCGGGGTGGTGGCGGGGAGCAGCGGGGGGCAGCAGCGAAGGACGGCGGAGCACGAGCAGGAAAAACAATGAGTGCGGCTCGCTTGGATAGAGCCGCACTCATGATCGTTCTCTCGGCGTGTGCCTCCGAGAGCGTCGTCACCGCATCAGGCTGCGACCGGCTCCCCTGACAGCTGCGCCGCGAGCTCGCGGGCCTTGGCGTCGGCCTGCTCCAGCGCTTCGGCGCGCGACTGCTCGGCCAGCGGGATCAGGTCGGCCATCGCCGGGACGGCCGAGGCGAGCGTGAGCTGGATGGTGATGAACTCCGGCGTGATGCCCAGGTGCTCGGACAGGACGCTGCCGAGGTAGTTCTTCACGTACTCCATGCCCTCGCGCGGCGTCCCGGGCTCGTAGGAGCCGCCGCGCGAGGCGACGACCACCACGGGCTTGCCGGCCAGGGAGCGCGCGCCCTCACCGGAGGTGCGGCCGTTCAGGATGACGTGGTCGAGCCACGCCTTCAGCCCGGAGGCGAGCCCGAAGTTGTACATCGGCGCGCCGATCACGATCGCGTCGGCGGCTTCGGCCTCCTCGATCAGCGCCAGCCGGGCGGCGTGCGCGGCGGCCTGGGCCTCGCTGTGCGCGGACGGGTCGGCGAAGCCGGCGGAGACGGTGAGCACGTCCAGGTGCGGCAGCGGGTCGGCGGCGAGGTCGCGGTGGACGACGGTGCCGTCGGGATGGGCCGCGCGCCAGGCGTCGGTGAAGGCCGAGGTGACAGACCGGGAGGCGCTGGCCTCATCGGGGAACAGCGAGGCGTCGATGCGCAGCAACGTGGCCATGGAATACTCCTCAAGCTCGATGGTTACCTTTTGTGCGTGGCATCATGATGAGCGATTATTGAAAGTTCTACAAAAGGCACATAGAGGTGAGGTCAGGCACACGGATGTGACCGTCCAGGTCGCGCCGGAGTTCCGGCCAGGACAAGCAGGACAAGGAAGGAACGTGAGCGAGACAGATGGCGGAGGCAAGGCTGGAAATGCCGGCGACCTGTCAGGAGGTGGGCCCGGAGGGGCAGTTCGTCCGCGGCGTGCTCGACCGCATCGGCGACAAGTGGAGCCTGATGATCATCGGCAGCCTGAACCGCGGCCCACGCCGCTTCGGCGCCCTCCAGGCGGCGATCGGCGGCATCTCGCAGCGGATGCTGACGCTGAACCTGCGCCAGTTGGAGCGCGACGGGCTGATCTCGCGCACGGTCTACGCCGAGGTGCCGCCGCGGGTTGAGTACGAGCTCACGGAGCTGGGGCACGGGTTGCTGGTGCCGGTGCTGGAGCTGGTGAACTGGGCCGGGGACCACGCCGAGGTGATCGAGAAGCATCGGGCGGCTTATGACGCGGGGGGTGGGGCGGTGGGGTGATTGGGGGGCGGGGCCCGATCGGAGCAGGGGGCTCACGCCGCCCCGGTCGAGACCGCGCCGCACTCGCGCGCCGGGTCAGGCCGAGCCGCACTCCCGCGCCGGGGAACCACCGCCCCCGGCCATACCAACCCTCACTCCCCCGCCGAAACCGCCCGCGCCGCCACCCGGCGCAGCACCTCGCCGATGGTGTGCGTTGTCAGTGCGACCTGCCAGGGGCGGGCGCCCGCGCCGGCCAGGAAGGCTGACACCTGCTCGTCGCTCGGGTCGGGTGCCGGCGGGGTCCAGCACAGGCGGCGCAATGAATCCGGCGCCAGCAGGTTCTCGACCGGCAGCGAGTGCTGCGCCGCCAAGGCGCCCACGGCCTCGCGTGCCGCAGTCAGGCGCTCCGCTGCGGCGGGGTCCTTGTCTGCCCAGGCGCGGACGGGCGGGGGGCCGTCGCTGGGGGCGGCGCCGGGCTTGGGGAGTTCGGAGTCCTTGAGTTGGCGGGCTTGGGTCAGGGCTTCGAAGTAGCGGGGGACGTCGTTGGAGCGCATGCGGCCGGTGAAGCCGGGGATGGTGCGCATTTGGGCGGCGGTGCCGGGCAGGGACAGGGCTGAGTCGATGATGGCTTGGTCTGGGAGGACTCGGGTGGGGGTCATGTCGCGGCGGCGGGCTAGTTCGTCGCGGGATTCCCAGAGGGCTCGGACTACGGCGAGTTGGCGGGGGCGGCGGACTTTGTGGAGGCCGGAGGTGCGGCGCCAGGGTTCGGCTCGGGGTTTGGGGGGCGGGGCGCTGGCCACGGCGTCGAATTCTTGGCGGGCCCAGTCGAGTTTGCCGGCGCCGCGGAGTTCGTCCTCGATGATGTCGCGGACTTCGACCAGGACTTCGACGTCGAGGGCGGCGTAGCGGAGCCAGGCTTCGGGCAGGGGGCGGGTCGACCAGTCGGAGGCCGAGTGGCCCTTCTCGAGCTCGAGCTTCAGGACTTCGGCGACCAGGGGACCCAGGCCCACGCGCTCGTGGCCGCCGAGGCGGGCGCCGAGTTCGGTGTCGAACAGCCCGCCGGTGCCGTCGGGGCGGCGCGCGGGCGGGTGCATGCCGACCTCGGCCAGGCAGGCCAGGTCCTGGGAGGCGGCGTGCAGGACCCACTCGGCGCCGGCCAGCGCCGGGCCGTCGCCGGCCAGCGCCGACAGGTCCGGGCAGGCGATGGGGTCGATGAGGAAGGTGCCGGCGCCCTGGCGGCGTATCTGGACCAGGTAGGCGCGCTGGCTGTACTTGTAGCCGCTGGCCCGTTCGGCGTCCACGGCGACCGGGCCGGTGCCGGCCGCCAGCGCCTCGACGGCGGCGGCCAGCGCCTGCTCGGTGTCCGTTACCGGGGGCAGGCCTTCACGCGGTTCCAGCAGCGGGACCAGGCCGGTCGGCGCTTCGGCGGCCTTCGGGGTCTGCTCGGGGCTCGCCGGTCCGCCCGGCGTACTGGAACTCGTCACGCCCTTACAGTAACGACCGCCGTCAGTGAATGGTC
This window harbors:
- a CDS encoding FMN-dependent NADH-azoreductase: MATLLRIDASLFPDEASASRSVTSAFTDAWRAAHPDGTVVHRDLAADPLPHLDVLTVSAGFADPSAHSEAQAAAHAARLALIEEAEAADAIVIGAPMYNFGLASGLKAWLDHVILNGRTSGEGARSLAGKPVVVVASRGGSYEPGTPREGMEYVKNYLGSVLSEHLGITPEFITIQLTLASAVPAMADLIPLAEQSRAEALEQADAKARELAAQLSGEPVAA
- a CDS encoding winged helix-turn-helix transcriptional regulator, with the protein product MAEARLEMPATCQEVGPEGQFVRGVLDRIGDKWSLMIIGSLNRGPRRFGALQAAIGGISQRMLTLNLRQLERDGLISRTVYAEVPPRVEYELTELGHGLLVPVLELVNWAGDHAEVIEKHRAAYDAGGGAVG
- a CDS encoding thiolase family protein — protein: MPQTQRAVRQVVFVDGVRTPFGKAGPKGVYAETRADDLVIRCIRELLQRNPQLPPERVDDVAIAATTQIGDQGLTMGRVAGLLAGLPKTVPGFSIDRMCAGAMTAVTTTAGGIAFGAYDVVVAGGVEHMGRHPMGEGVDPNPRIVAEKLVDPSALVMGSTAENLHDRYPELTKERCDVFAAASQEKYAKALAAGKFQDVLVPMSARHAEKGYALVTADEPPRPGTTVDDLAALKTPFRVRGRVTAGNAAGLNDGATACLLAAEDVAEELGLPVRMRLVSYAYVGVEPEVMGIGPVPATEKALAKAGLTIEDIGLFELNEAFAVQVVAFLEHFGIADDDERVNPFGGAIAMGHPLASSGVRLMTQLAQHFEEHPEVRYGLTSMCVGIGMGGTVIWENPHWNGESK
- a CDS encoding HRDC domain-containing protein translates to MTSSSTPGGPASPEQTPKAAEAPTGLVPLLEPREGLPPVTDTEQALAAAVEALAAGTGPVAVDAERASGYKYSQRAYLVQIRRQGAGTFLIDPIACPDLSALAGDGPALAGAEWVLHAASQDLACLAEVGMHPPARRPDGTGGLFDTELGARLGGHERVGLGPLVAEVLKLELEKGHSASDWSTRPLPEAWLRYAALDVEVLVEVRDIIEDELRGAGKLDWARQEFDAVASAPPPKPRAEPWRRTSGLHKVRRPRQLAVVRALWESRDELARRRDMTPTRVLPDQAIIDSALSLPGTAAQMRTIPGFTGRMRSNDVPRYFEALTQARQLKDSELPKPGAAPSDGPPPVRAWADKDPAAAERLTAAREAVGALAAQHSLPVENLLAPDSLRRLCWTPPAPDPSDEQVSAFLAGAGARPWQVALTTHTIGEVLRRVAARAVSAGE
- a CDS encoding GTPase produces the protein MDVNTEQGAAVDQPVGSSPWAVTVPLPMGGGGSRVLTGRLGRLETLLKETDGRLSDFTAQEADRILRRVHERIALSPDHVVTAIAGATGSGKSSLFNALIRFELAPVGAIRPTTTTGLACIWDPAHAEASTALLDRIGVASNNRILRGSLLDGANRTAEPELAPLVLIDLPDHDSAVRAHRDETDRATAAADLLLFVTDPQKYADASWHERYLRHLNHHQETLVVVLNKSDELSAADIRACAADLSRIMTESGLGDVPILVTSTRTGEGLQQLRELIASSVRRKQAALMRSEADVDRAATLIAAELAPRDGSVPESLSPQAKSATLLAIGDSTSMQALSDLIDATYRRRASVVTGWPVRHAVRTLISRLRGDTESRYSPWSGAVAGEPAPPPIQYGDVEHAVADAVDRFAEAMPQPWAKEMRRIGDRCVKSLSDTLDTTLSGTEVGPRLVPRWWTAVQVVHWMLLTAALVGAGGAIAYAASGGGKDSSLPDTGPIPFPLLVAIIALVGGALLDLVCRPAARRAAGRLRAKVGERMTERVRGAAEQLLFAPLVAEHERYVRAWTLAQGLVRKTREKGVPPSGGGRRQPTN
- a CDS encoding 3-hydroxyacyl-CoA dehydrogenase NAD-binding domain-containing protein, translated to MTQDLTALATELFPDEVVTNAPVQFFDLPGHSGRFALITLDNGFDHTKPNTFGPGGLVRLGQAIDLVEAAAGRNEIVGVGVTGKPFIFAVGADLKGVEVVKNRDQALAIAQAGHDTFKRLSALSVPSFAFVNGAAMGGGVEVALACTYRTISSGVPALAFPECFLGLVPGWGGCTLLPKLIGPDAAVTVIIENALSQNRMLKGPKAFELGIADAMFEPVAFLEQSLAWAESVINGSLVVERKQFSAEDYAAAVARGRQVADSKVHGAAPAPYRALDIIEKMATASNDEGFALEDAALADLIMTDELRAGLYAFNLNQKRAKKPFGAPDKALARPVTKVGVVGAGLMASQFALLFVQRLQVPVVMTDIDQARVDKGVGYVHEQIGMLQLKGRLNQDQANRLKALVSGSLTKDAFADADLVIEAVFEEMSVKQQVFAEVEAVVREDCVLATNTSSLSVTEMASKLEHPERVVGFHFFNPVAVLPLLEIVRAEQTDDASLATAFAVGKTLKKSCVLVKDAPAFVVNRLLTRFLGEVTAAVDEGTPIEVADRALAPLGLPMSPFVLLELVGPAVALHVAETLHTAFPDRFQVSPNLAKLVAAGKKAIYSWDTGVPVIDPEVLELFQPGPSPSTEEQVRDRALKAMAQEIDLMLSEGVVGEAQDIDLCMLLGAGWPFHLGGITPYLDRTGVSEAVAGHRFLAPGVASLPE